Genomic segment of Salvia hispanica cultivar TCC Black 2014 chromosome 2, UniMelb_Shisp_WGS_1.0, whole genome shotgun sequence:
CACAATCTTAGTCCAAACCAAGATTACGAGTGGCATTTTTGTGCAAATTTTTTCCCAACCACCATGTTTTTCTGTCATTTTTGGTGGGATCAAGATCCAAGTCACAACTTGTATCAATCTTTTGAAGTTTACCGTGAAAAGCTAGTGCAATATATAACGAAGGAGTCGTGGTGGGTAGTAGAACAAGATGGTATTCATTTTATTGATGACAAGCTATTTGTGGACCTGGCTCCCAAGAAATATGATTGGCTGATTAAGAGGAAGAAGTGAATAAAGACTTTTTTGTAATTGAGCAATGCACTTATTTGAGATTGTTGCGCACGAAATAatgttaatttcatttatatttctctttttcatatttttttatctgaCATTAATCTTCTTATTGATATTGTAACTAATTTTTTGAAGAATTATCACCCAAAAAAGTgtctctaaattaaattagttactatgtgttactataaaataaaagtatagtACAAAATTTAATGACATTTGAAAGTATACCATGTTATTATCTAACAAAACTTTGTGATATTATGTATGGACCTAATTGTAAAAACAGTCTAATTTGCAAAAGAGATTGTTATATTGTCATATTATGACCAAATGACTTACTTTTTTCCCATTTCTAAcatagttaaaaattaaaagttagtattagtctttttaaaaaatatcactaCCTCTTTTCTACAATTAGAgtcacaattttttatttcagtcCGTCTTGCAATAAGACTCAGATTTTCTCGTCTTGCAATAAGACTCagattttctcttttaccataaatgataagtatgCCCTATATTTCACAACttattctactcacattttttttataaaactaatatatacaagtgataCTCATAATCCACTACCTTATTCAacctacttttctttatattttctaaaactcGTGCCTACATCCAAGTGTGAATCCTATTGTGAGATGAGGTAGCAACTCAATGTCATTGCCAACGAGAGAGGGTACAAAAATAGAGTAGAAGGAAGTGtaatggagagagaaattggGTTTACACATTTCCCCCTAATTTTCAGCTATCAATAAGCAAATTGGGcaataattatgattatcAAATCAGCAAATTAATTCACTTTAATCTGGAATTATAAATCCGCAAGTGATGCCAAATTAGAGGCCCATTGACATGACCTCTAAATTGGGTTTTACACATTTCCCcctaatttttatatgaacTCATTCTCCTCTCTCATAATTTGTTATCTTTCTCTAttcctataaatagaaatttagggacaacataaattttaatgcaaaataatgaagtccctaaattttaatgcaaaactaatgaagtaaaagagaaattggaaaaatatagttttacagtattgattttggaatttgtatattttgttgtaATTGTGTTGAGTATTGTCCAACAAATTGTTTATCAATGTCCGAAGAATATGAGCTTTCTACTTATAATCGTcatgaattgaattataatcaaattgcTTTAGGTCGGTTACCGATATCAATAATTGAAGATTACACAATTCGCACAATTTCTTCGAATTTACTTGAGTATTGTCCAACAAATTGTTTATCAATGTCCGAAGAATATGAGCTTTCTTCTGGAAATCCTAGCTATTCTTAGCATGATAGTGGGAAATATCATTAGTAGTGTTAGAGAAAAGTGAATCCCACATTACGAGTAGTGTAATGTGTGgtgaaaaaattatcataaaatagAAGTGAACTAAATTTGGaggacaaaccaaaataacaaaaatgagacttttttAGAAACGGAAggaatatataatttcttaaattacgTTTCCAAAAGGAATATCAACctctaattaaattactacAAATTATACCaacttaaataattgaaatataaaaataacgATATATACCTTACTGGATATGTCGCTCTTAAAGTAAAAATCAGGAGTATAACAATAAGTAGtagaaaattcaaatcatTGAAAATGAATCACCTCATCCATTCCTCATTTAACAAAGACAAATTACGATGAGCATGGTAAAAGTAGCGATCTGTATCTCCAATAATTACAaggtattacaaatatcaaaacaGATCAACACTGAGGAAGTGAGGTTTCCATCTTCAGCTGCAAGTGCAAGTATGGTGTGGGCTAAAAAGGGCTGATTTGGCCGGCCAATCTAAGAAGTAATTCAGGTACACGACATCTTATAGGAGGAGCCGCAGCATCCCTAGCAAGAGCTTCCTTGTCATCGGCATGTATGAACCCCACCAAGTAGTCGAATAGCTCATCTTTACCACCACGCAGAGGATCCTACATTTTGGAGAGCTTAGTTGCTTCGGCTATTATGAGAGTAGTATGTTTAATCTCTTGTTTatcaattgaatttttttttcctcataaTTGTGGGAACTTCATACAATCTTTGCAGCTTCAATGATGAAGAAAACTGAAACTGATCATATCACTTACTTGGAGGAATAAATCTGTATGCGTTTTCCCCTCGTACAAGATCAGTTCGGCTTGAGCTCCTACTTTTTGGAGTGTATCCGCAAACATTTTGCTGCATATACAAGTGTTGTGCTTCAGGAAAATCAGAGTAAAGGTTTCCAATTTTGGAACTCCGAATCAAAAAAGTCATTTCAAGATCAACTTAGAAGGAACTGATTAGGCCAAGAAACAAGATAGAGCTGAATTCATTGCTGCAAGAGGGAACTAACCTTTCATCGGATGGTATGGAATTATCTGAGGTACCATGGAAAAGAATGATTCGTGGTAGCAGACGAACTGCACCACTTGCGCTTGGGTTTCCTATGATTTTTTCAGGAGAAAATTTTTCCAATGACTTTTCTCCTTCCATGATACTGCAATCATAAATACGAGTACCAGTCAGATGGATCAAATTTTAGTTGAATATTGAAGTTCAATATACAACATTGAAACACGAGACAGCACCTCAAGAATATAGACCGATACAAGCCTCGGTTATGGAAATGATCAACTAGTTTGAGTAAATTGTACCTGTAAATAATTGTTAGGTAATTTAGGCAAGCACTAATGCATGATCATGCAATCGATAAAAAAGCCTTCGAATCTGTGGTAACTTACCCCCCTGACAAACCAAAATAAGCATTTATCTGGGATGCACTCCAAGAAATGCTCTCACCTTTGGATTCTTTTACTGCCTGCTGCAGAAGAGCACATGAAGATATATGTGCACCTGCTGATTGCCCCATTACATAAATCCTGTAAAATACAAATACCACATCTTGGCTTTAATAGATCATGACGATTCATCAAATACATTTGTGGGTTGCATATTGCAAACCTTTTTTACAAGCTGGGTTCAGGTATACCAAATAGTAAACTGATTGGGTTAGgcaaaatgcaaaattttaaaaaaattgtataccACTATTAAATAATAACTCACTTATTTGGATCTCCACCAAGCTCAGCAATATTGTTGCAAATGACTGCAATTCCATGACTGACATCAGAAACCATGTCACTGATAGTTCCCTGAGGAAAATTTCTGCACCCAATTTATGCAATAACTGTATCAGGCAATAGACCAATAATGATACACCTATGCAGTCATTAAAGAAAGCAATAACTGTCAGAGAAATGTGACAAGGTTCCTAAATACTAAGCTTTAACTCCACAAGTCTATACAAGTCTGTTTTCCCACAAAtgaattgaaacaaaattaaagagtGCCATTTTTATCAAGCAAGGAAAACAACTTCATTGTTACCATGCCAACATGCAAGCTTTGTCTAAGACGACGGCTCCACCATTCTTTGACATACTATACATGTTTCTACGAACGCACGTAATTTTCAGTGGCATGTCATTAGTAGTTATAACTAAGCTAATGAAGTGTTGCCCCAACAGTGGAGTAATCTGGTATTTGGAACTAAATTCCACATGTCTGGAAATCCACTTAAGTATAAACGTCAACACTAACATCTAATAACTAAAACTAAGTCAAGTACCTGTAGTCAAGGCATGCCACTATGATGTCTCTTTCTGCCAATTGCATTCCCAGCAGCGCACCCCAGGCCTTATACCTGATTTGAGTTacatgaaaattcaaaataataatgcaCAGAAAACTTTATCTCAACAAAATGGGAATAAAGGGTTAGGAGGATATTATGCTGTGatacaaaaatccaaaacagCATCAACACCTTAAGagtaaaaaaagataaatgcaTCCACACTCTTGATAAAAGATGAAGGATATTACTCGAACAAGAAAAATTGCCAGTGCAGACACAACATACAGCCATTCTTATTTCATCTTCTGGAAAAAATCTCATCTCAACAGACACGTGAATTTATGTTTTCATGACATAAGAGTTGCAGTAATAACTCCAGATTGtgcaaatattgaaaaatagcAACATTTATACTAGGTTTGCAAAGAAGATGGTACTACAATATTCTCACTTCTGGATATTTTCCCCTTTTATAAAAGTAACAATTAAGGATATATAAAGATACATCTGTAGTTCTCTTCATTCCTTTTTAATCAATATGATGACTTCTTTTCAGAAGAAAGAAAGTGCAGTGTATTATACCTCCCATTTCCCCCACCTTCACCCCAAGAAGAAGTAAGAGAAGCTATTAAAAGTGAACTTCGACTTACCCAATAATCCATGCCCCTCCAGTCACAAATATCACCACAGGCTTCAAGCCATCACTATTTCTAGGTAAATACAAATCTAgcctgaaaaataaaacaatttgtATTAATGACACAGATGAAAGT
This window contains:
- the LOC125204870 gene encoding isoprenylcysteine alpha-carbonyl methylesterase ICME-like, translated to MESLLSPADRLSGDSGDEITEENETLVSASSFKGASLNQQQRRRRGNKFAAPPCRQQSFSREIGHAAAETYLLTRLSFKLLSYLGVGYRWITRLLALTLYAMLLMPGFIQVAFHYYFSSRVRRSIVYGDQPRNRLDLYLPRNSDGLKPVVIFVTGGAWIIGYKAWGALLGMQLAERDIIVACLDYRNFPQGTISDMVSDVSHGIAVICNNIAELGGDPNKIYVMGQSAGAHISSCALLQQAVKESKGESISWSASQINAYFGLSGGYNLLKLVDHFHNRGLYRSIFLSIMEGEKSLEKFSPEKIIGNPSASGAVRLLPRIILFHGTSDNSIPSDESKMFADTLQKVGAQAELILYEGKTHTDLFLQDPLRGGKDELFDYLVGFIHADDKEALARDAAAPPIRCRVPELLLRLAGQISPF